In the genome of Carya illinoinensis cultivar Pawnee chromosome 13, C.illinoinensisPawnee_v1, whole genome shotgun sequence, the window gaggagattctcttattaatCTGTATCacatataacatcaatatacccatatatatagggttacaaaagagactatattttttacgactagcactatgcatttgatggctagctaaatgtggtcatacaattcaagatagtttataataaaaaacaattaattcTTGATGCAATTAAACAATTACAAGATAAGAGACAAGCTGTGAGAGCCACGTGGATAAAAACATCATCACTAAACTAATAACTTAATTGGTTGCACTCTTAAAATGTCTTGTAGGAAATTGACTGGATGTCTATGGCTTCATTAAAAACTAGAAGTAGGCTGTAGGGTACATATCAATGATATCATTAAAAACCATTCTTTGAACTTACTCATGAACATAGCATACCGTTTGAACAATATCGTATTTGTTCGAAAGTTCATTCATTTACAACGTCTAGAGTTTCTTGGCTTTTCTACAGCAACACAAGTGAATCTTTGcaaattttgtgttttgtacaAACTTctaataatgattttttttaaaaaggataaCCTTTTGGTGttgaaaataagataattaGGATATCTAAGGGAGAATCACGGTGCAAGCAAGTGCGTGTTCACTTGCAATGAATAAGTTTAACAGTGTGCTTGCAAATTCACAGAGGAAGGGAATGCAAAAGAAAGATTGAATTAGCCGGAATGGAATGGAATGGAAGGGAAAGGAAAGATTGACTTAAACATTGTATTCATgcataaatactaaaatgtacTCAAAAGAGTTAATACTGTCACAAAGAAAGATGAATCCACCAGATCCTGAATTACATATAGAAGGCTCAGAATCCGATCAGGATAagatttatttacatttatttcATAGGAACATGCCTTCAATGCTCATATTTACTTCTAATTCAACTTGAAGCAAAGCAAGATGCATCTGATCTTCATTCACCTAAAATATGCAAGGAAATATTATCAGTGACTTGAATCGAGCTACAGCAGAAACAGATTCTCCTCTAAGACCCATAAACAGTTCATAAAGGAGCATTTGcatatcaataaataatatcttCATTACATGTCTCTGTTTTGCAGGAGTAAAGGTCATACAAATATAAGCTGTACCATGGACCCCAAAATTTACCTATATAGTGCTTGCAAACCTGGCTGTGGATGTATAATAAAGCATAAATTACACTTTGCAACTTAAAATACCATTATTTTCTCAATTTGATCCCTAAACTATCTATTTGCATTCTAAATTACCAAATTCTGACAAGTTGCATAATCGATCAAGATCGAACCATTACAATCATTATGCCAAATATCTGGTTTTTCATCGATATTAACAACCAGATCTTGACTGAGGCACAACTGATCAAAATCTGGTTGTTTAGAATGCAAATTTATAGTTTGGGTAGTTTGTGGTACAAGTTAAGAAGATGATGATAGCTCGAGGGTAAAAAATACTGTTTCCCCACTAATGAAGGAACACTTGATACTTACATTAACATCTTTACTCATATAGGAAAAGGATGTTATGATTGTTGGGCCCTGTTTAGACTTTAGAAGGCAATCTCCTACATGCATTCCAGCACAAAACACACAATTCCTAGACACAGTCTCTTATGGCAGCATCAAATGGGAATGCGCATTCAATTCCTCAACCCTTCTATTCTTATTAACAGTTAAGTCAACGTGTAGTCTTAATTGATCCTCATGAAAATCAACACCAGAAATCAAAACAGAGCAAGGGTTTTCTGTAATTGATACCTAGCTAAGCACTAGAGCCTAAAGGGGCATCCTCGATGAGCTTGAACTCCACCAACTCCTTGAAGTTCTCCCATGACTTCTCCCAAATCTTGGCTTCATAAACTTTCTTCTTCCCGCCATCTGTTGCCTCCAGTGTTATAAAGTAGTTCATTCCAGCAACCACCTGCTTTTTCGCTTTCAGCACTTTCCCAAACTCCAGAAGTGTATTCTGCACCACAAAACGATAACAAAAGTCCGACAAAGAATAGTCACACGGATATAATCTTACAACAGGATTTTCGTCCAAATAACCAAAATTTTGACGTTCTAATAACATCTATTAAAATGTTTggggcaaaaaataaaaacaaaataaaaaataatcctcAAAACTTTGTGTAGTATATAATCAAGGTTGAAAATGATTTAACCATCAACCTCTTTCCCATAATCTCAATCCAAATTATACAATTGGAAGCCAAACTTTAACTGGAAAGGGTCCTAAGATTTCTACGGCTGATTCCCACACTGCATCCATCAGCCCACGATTTAGCGTATTTGACCAAATCTTAGACGTGATAAACTCAATTCGATAAAATTCCAATCACCTAAATTAAAATGATTCGTCATAAATCAATCAATCTTTACGAGCTAATTTGCTAGGAATTGTAGTATAAGGTTTGGAAAAATCTTCAAGCATAAACGCAGGATTTGATGAACCCATAACAGAGTTTGATGCGGAAGTCATTAGAGtttattgctctgataccatatcagAATCTTGATTATCCAAGAAACAGAGGAAATGAAAAtagaaggagaaagaaaactTCAGACTTATCAATTACAGAAGGATGAGTTTCTATTTATACAGTGATAACTAACTAATATAACTAACTCCTGCATATTACACGTGTAACCCATATCAGCTTGACTTATAACTTAATATGTAGAGCATCTTGATCATATGACTATATAGAGTACCATAAAAATGAAAGTGGGGGAATTAGCAAACCTGTTTCTTGTTGTGCTCATCGACAGCGAAACGAGCGAGACTGTCGATCTCCGGGCTGTTCTCCTTAACTTCGGTAATTCCTCCGCATATCGCCATTTTTATCAACGAATGTACACTCGTTGATATGGGTATATAGAGGAGGAGGAAGCGATTGTCAAGCACGTGGAGAAATGCTTGACTTTACTAGGACGTGACTTCAATGTTTAGGCAGACGATAACGTCTCGGCGATCTTCCTTAGTTAAGCATTTGGGTGGCTTTACAGCCACCGCTCATAGTTACCGCCCGCTAGTTAATTTTGTATgtttctttttatcatttttttatatgtaattttttaatatttttaaaatcacaattttattaaaaaatacttacttgttaagaaggtaaaaaaaaaaaaaaaaaaaaaaaaaaaaaaaaaaaaaaaaaagacctaaCGGGCTACCAGCCGACCCCagtattttccttattttattttatttaattttattaggtTTAGAAATAGAATCGgtcaaattcaaattaaaaatttcaaggtGAGAATGGCCGTTTCATTCTAACGCGCATCGAGATGGGTGTGCTTTGTTCCATCAAAATGTACATATATGTGTTGAAAAACAAGTTCTCTTTTGTGGGTTGAAACTCGTAAATGAAATTGCATTGTTTCGGCTAATTTGGAACTGGAAGGCCACTATTATATGCATCTATACAAAGAGAGTAACATTTagcattgtttttaaaatcgtaccGCACCGGCCGGTACGGCTGGTACATTCCGTACCGGCCACCGGACCGGTatagaaattttataatttcgtaccggttcaaataccggccgtaccggccggtatttcggcctgtaccggcccatactggccggtatttcggtttcgattttttttttttttttcattttttcaaattacaaatttatttttttaccctcaatttagactaaactatttataatttatatagatatatgtatttatgtataatttatttatatataaattattattttgaaatataattaatatatatatatatttatgtatataatttatttatatatcgactatcccgaaacggtacacgaaacggtatcggtaccgaaatatttcgttccaatgccttgaccggtacggcatccggtacggtattcaaaacattgacaTTTAGGGCTGTTTGTGATACCGACTTGACTTAAATAATTGGGACCCACGATACCAACTTGACTTAAATACTTGGGGACCCATTAAAACCGACACTAACTTcacttaattaaaatttaggaaatgatatttatttaatttaaataattcgGAATCCATTAAAGTCGATGTCaacttaatttaaataatttggaCCACTAAAATTGATATCACATTGACTTAAATAATTGAGGGACTttgatgtatttattttttttcaaattaatgttcattgaaaattcagtaattttatttctatggcatttaaaaaaaaaa includes:
- the LOC122291225 gene encoding cysteine proteinase inhibitor A-like, with translation MAICGGITEVKENSPEIDSLARFAVDEHNKKQNTLLEFGKVLKAKKQVVAGMNYFITLEATDGGKKKVYEAKIWEKSWENFKELVEFKLIEDAPLGSSA